In one Echinicola marina genomic region, the following are encoded:
- a CDS encoding glycoside hydrolase family 31 protein, with protein MTTVATSSNRAQNVSAGRIISWKKTSTGLCGQTVNAQFNISVYANNTIRVRLSQHDHFSPNPYSVIANPPEEIFLISEDEEYIYLETAKIKVRLNKNEWALTFLDHNGQIINQDDPAFGVSWLGTEVSNYKKLQTNERFIGLGEKTGGLDRAGQAFTNWNTDFFAYGVNDDPLYMSIPFYMGIHHGLAYGIFFDNTHKSVFNFGASNRRFSYFSAEDGDMDYYFFHDQNVEKIISAYTNITGKLNLPPKWSLGYQQCRYSYYPESEVKSLAKTFRDKDMPGDVIYLDIHHMEAYKVFTFDGEKFPDAKTMIRSLKERGFRVVVIMDPGIKVENNYLPYEEGKEENLFLKYPDGEIYEGQVWPGWCAFPDFTMEKTRSWWAEKMEFYTEAGVDGFWTDMNEPASWGQHTPNLINFDYEGEQVSHRKARNIYGMQMARAAQQGSSYNGQERPFILTRAGFAGIQRYAAAWTGDNVASEEHMLAGIRLVNSLGMSGVAFAGYDVGGFCGEASPALFARWMSIAAFSPLYRAHSMINSKAAEPWSFGEEVEEISRNYLKLRYQLLPLIYNSFHQSSLNGLPLVKSLAINYSHDKNIFDSRFENQYLFCDSLLIAPIESNKEICKVYLPEGQWYYFFNDKEYQGNQEIYLDSPINYLPVMVKGGSILPMQSTVNHTGEDHDGILRLHIYKGSGITEYNHYEDDGLSTAYQNGDYYSRKIILDSDQQTLLLEKSKGEFDSSFKQLELIFHGFETNTIRVNNKTLETEMKSTAFLTRLTDFDPLPDNCLPFLETPALPAVRIHNDSEEIKIFF; from the coding sequence GGACAAACAGTCAATGCACAATTCAATATTAGCGTATACGCCAATAATACCATCAGGGTCAGGCTCAGTCAACACGATCATTTTAGCCCCAACCCTTATAGTGTTATAGCAAATCCACCTGAAGAAATTTTCCTTATTTCTGAAGATGAAGAATATATCTACCTCGAAACAGCCAAAATCAAGGTCCGGCTCAATAAGAATGAATGGGCACTGACCTTTCTTGACCATAATGGGCAAATCATCAATCAGGATGATCCTGCTTTTGGGGTATCTTGGCTAGGCACTGAAGTCAGCAATTATAAAAAACTACAAACCAATGAACGATTCATTGGTCTAGGAGAAAAAACAGGAGGGCTGGATCGAGCAGGTCAGGCCTTCACCAATTGGAATACCGATTTCTTTGCCTATGGCGTGAATGATGACCCATTATATATGTCCATTCCCTTTTATATGGGAATCCATCATGGATTGGCCTATGGGATATTCTTTGACAATACCCATAAATCAGTATTTAACTTCGGAGCTTCCAACAGGAGGTTTTCCTATTTTTCTGCTGAAGATGGCGATATGGACTATTATTTTTTCCATGACCAAAATGTAGAGAAAATTATTTCCGCTTATACTAATATCACAGGAAAGCTGAATTTACCACCAAAATGGTCCTTGGGCTACCAGCAATGCCGCTATTCCTATTATCCGGAGTCTGAGGTAAAATCCCTAGCCAAGACCTTTCGAGACAAGGATATGCCAGGAGACGTGATTTACTTGGACATCCACCATATGGAAGCTTATAAGGTCTTTACCTTCGATGGTGAAAAATTCCCAGATGCCAAAACCATGATCCGATCCCTTAAAGAAAGAGGATTCAGAGTAGTGGTCATCATGGATCCAGGTATAAAGGTTGAAAATAATTACTTGCCCTATGAAGAGGGAAAAGAAGAGAACTTATTTCTGAAATATCCCGATGGTGAAATTTATGAGGGACAAGTATGGCCAGGCTGGTGTGCCTTTCCAGATTTCACCATGGAAAAAACCAGAAGCTGGTGGGCCGAAAAAATGGAATTTTATACAGAGGCCGGTGTAGATGGCTTTTGGACAGACATGAACGAGCCTGCCTCATGGGGACAACACACCCCAAATCTGATCAATTTTGACTATGAGGGTGAACAGGTCAGCCACAGAAAGGCCAGAAATATCTATGGAATGCAAATGGCTCGAGCTGCCCAACAAGGTTCATCCTATAATGGTCAGGAAAGGCCCTTTATTCTCACAAGAGCTGGTTTTGCAGGCATACAGCGATATGCAGCAGCTTGGACTGGAGATAATGTAGCCAGTGAAGAACATATGTTAGCCGGAATTAGATTGGTAAATAGTCTTGGCATGAGTGGAGTGGCATTTGCAGGATATGATGTTGGCGGATTTTGCGGGGAAGCGAGCCCAGCCCTTTTCGCAAGGTGGATGAGCATTGCAGCTTTCTCGCCTTTATACCGGGCACATTCTATGATCAATAGCAAAGCAGCAGAACCTTGGTCCTTTGGTGAAGAAGTGGAAGAAATTTCAAGAAATTACCTTAAACTTCGCTACCAATTACTGCCTTTGATCTACAACAGTTTCCATCAAAGCAGTCTCAATGGCTTACCCCTAGTAAAAAGCTTGGCCATTAATTATTCTCATGACAAAAACATCTTTGACAGCAGATTTGAGAACCAGTATCTTTTCTGTGACAGTCTACTGATTGCCCCAATAGAAAGCAATAAAGAAATATGTAAAGTTTATTTACCAGAAGGACAGTGGTACTATTTCTTTAATGACAAGGAATACCAAGGGAATCAGGAAATCTACTTGGACAGCCCGATCAATTATTTACCTGTTATGGTAAAAGGAGGTTCCATCCTCCCCATGCAATCCACAGTTAACCATACAGGTGAAGACCATGATGGAATTTTGAGACTACATATTTATAAGGGTAGTGGAATTACAGAATACAATCACTATGAAGATGACGGCCTAAGTACTGCTTATCAAAATGGAGACTATTATTCAAGAAAAATCATCCTAGACAGTGACCAACAAACATTACTGCTTGAGAAATCAAAAGGTGAATTTGATTCAAGTTTTAAACAACTGGAATTGATCTTCCACGGATTTGAGACCAATACTATTAGGGTAAACAATAAAACACTGGAAACTGAAATGAAATCAACAGCCTTTTTGACAAGACTCACCGATTTTGATCCATTACCAGACAATTGTTTGCCTTTTCTAGAAACTCCTGCCCTACCTGCAGTGAGAATCCATAATGATTCGGAGGAAATTAAGATTTTCTTTTAA
- a CDS encoding MFS transporter, whose amino-acid sequence MQPKIHKKKLSFWQIWNMSFGFLGIQMGFALQNANASRILQTFGADVEHLSLFWLVAPITGMIIQPIIGHYSDRTWTKLGRRRPYFLVGAILAAIGLMLMPNASLFIAFLPALWVGAGFLMIMDASFNIAMEPFRALVADKLPTDQRTLGFAVQTLLIGLGAVIGSWLPYILTEWLGISTSSSDGVVPQNVIWAFMIGATILVASILWTVIRTTEYPPGENDHPSNNTEEQKGILGIFTDFWAMPKTMRQLGLVQFFSWFALFSMWVFTTPALAQHVWELPATDRSSLEFNEAGNYVGVIFGVYNLVSAIFALTLPVIAAKIGRKLTHAVCLTAGGLGLISIILVSNVEMKWLLNISMIGVGIAWASILAMPYAILAGSVPPKKMGVYMGIFNFFITAPQILNGFVGGYIVKYFYDGQAIYALFSAGIILIIAAICVIFVDDKDDVKIMEEELLSEKVQ is encoded by the coding sequence ATGCAACCCAAAATACATAAGAAAAAGCTCAGCTTCTGGCAAATCTGGAATATGAGCTTCGGCTTTTTAGGCATTCAAATGGGCTTTGCCCTCCAAAACGCCAATGCAAGTAGGATTTTGCAGACTTTTGGTGCTGATGTAGAACACCTTTCACTCTTCTGGTTGGTTGCTCCAATTACCGGTATGATCATACAGCCTATCATTGGTCATTACAGTGACAGAACTTGGACCAAATTAGGAAGAAGGAGACCTTACTTTTTGGTAGGAGCGATATTGGCCGCCATTGGTTTAATGCTCATGCCAAACGCCTCTCTATTCATTGCATTCCTTCCAGCCTTATGGGTTGGAGCAGGTTTCCTGATGATCATGGATGCCTCCTTTAATATTGCCATGGAACCCTTTAGGGCATTGGTGGCGGACAAACTTCCCACTGACCAACGCACGCTAGGTTTTGCAGTACAGACCCTATTGATTGGTCTGGGCGCAGTAATCGGTTCTTGGCTGCCTTACATCCTTACTGAATGGTTGGGAATATCCACCAGTAGCTCAGATGGCGTTGTTCCCCAAAATGTCATTTGGGCATTTATGATAGGCGCAACAATATTGGTGGCATCAATACTTTGGACAGTAATCAGAACCACGGAATATCCTCCTGGAGAAAATGACCATCCTTCCAACAATACTGAAGAACAAAAGGGAATCTTGGGAATTTTCACAGACTTTTGGGCAATGCCCAAAACTATGCGCCAACTCGGTCTTGTGCAGTTTTTCTCTTGGTTTGCCCTATTCTCCATGTGGGTATTTACCACGCCGGCCCTAGCCCAGCATGTTTGGGAGCTACCAGCAACTGACAGGTCTTCTTTGGAATTCAATGAAGCAGGAAATTATGTAGGAGTGATTTTCGGGGTGTACAACCTTGTTTCTGCCATTTTCGCTTTGACCCTCCCGGTAATAGCAGCAAAAATAGGCAGAAAACTGACTCATGCGGTATGTCTGACTGCTGGAGGTTTAGGCCTAATTTCAATTATTTTGGTGAGCAATGTGGAAATGAAATGGCTACTAAATATTTCCATGATAGGAGTTGGGATTGCTTGGGCAAGTATATTGGCCATGCCTTATGCCATTTTAGCAGGCTCAGTCCCTCCCAAGAAAATGGGGGTATATATGGGCATTTTCAATTTCTTTATCACAGCACCGCAAATCTTGAATGGCTTTGTGGGAGGTTATATCGTGAAGTATTTCTATGATGGACAAGCAATTTATGCATTGTTTTCTGCAGGGATTATCCTCATCATAGCTGCTATTTGTGTGATATTCGTTGATGATAAAGATGATGTAAAAATTATGGAAGAGGAATTACTTTCAGAAAAAGTGCAGTGA
- a CDS encoding sensor histidine kinase: MEFTLSAYSLTLLIFSVLTLFLSVVVFIGLNKNVRWFGAMMVAVSIWAASDGVMVVVDDLGLMLSIVNAEYVGIALVPVFWLLFVFRFVGKEQWLKPRMVAAQFIFPILTLLMVWTNDYHHLHYQSAAIKEVNGLYGLVTAKGPWYIIHTTYFYCWMIFGMFLLLYQYKKSEGIYRKQTVIIILGSLVPWVANILVVFQVGPFNGFDPTPYGFVVTSFIVVFGFWELSLFDLRPIARNKVVDSMREGMVVLDVEDRIVDFNDQMLRIIGRGKGEVTGLGFGKLGFKDERWKELLEQDTEQVVYLDLLFEGEKRYYEINCKIISGGKRDFRGRLLMFRDITQFRLDQRRLEEQARELSELNMTKDRLLSIISHDMRGPLNSLTQFLEMSESGFISDQEFKAMLPKISENLRQVSGFMENLLVWAMSQLMGENIEKEVFDIDKELSSVVNLFKASIENKGIQVDHLSKGEALVFADPNMTRLVLRNLLSNALKFSDKGDKISIYLEFVGNQTKVLVEDTGVGIPEKNLDRIFSAEAFTTFGTQKEQGTGLGLMLSKDFVEKNGGEIGVESELGKGTKFFFTLPRKAKIKKEKGLLK; the protein is encoded by the coding sequence ATGGAATTTACCCTTAGCGCATATTCGCTTACCTTGCTGATTTTTTCCGTTTTAACACTTTTTTTGTCAGTGGTGGTTTTTATTGGGCTCAACAAAAATGTGAGATGGTTTGGGGCAATGATGGTAGCTGTAAGTATTTGGGCAGCTTCAGATGGGGTGATGGTGGTTGTGGATGACTTGGGGCTCATGTTATCCATTGTGAATGCCGAATATGTGGGGATTGCATTGGTGCCAGTTTTTTGGTTGCTCTTTGTATTTCGTTTTGTAGGAAAGGAACAATGGTTAAAGCCCAGAATGGTGGCTGCACAGTTTATTTTTCCAATTTTGACCTTATTGATGGTTTGGACAAATGATTATCATCATTTGCACTATCAGTCCGCGGCTATCAAAGAAGTAAATGGGCTTTATGGACTGGTCACTGCAAAAGGTCCTTGGTATATTATTCATACTACCTATTTCTATTGCTGGATGATTTTTGGGATGTTCCTTTTACTATACCAGTATAAAAAGTCAGAGGGGATTTACCGAAAACAAACGGTGATTATCATTTTGGGTAGTTTGGTGCCTTGGGTAGCGAATATTTTGGTGGTTTTTCAGGTTGGGCCATTTAATGGCTTTGATCCAACACCCTATGGTTTTGTGGTCACTAGCTTTATAGTTGTCTTTGGTTTCTGGGAGTTGAGTTTGTTTGATTTAAGGCCTATAGCCCGTAACAAAGTAGTGGATTCTATGAGAGAAGGGATGGTGGTGCTGGATGTAGAAGATAGGATAGTGGATTTTAATGATCAAATGCTGCGAATTATAGGAAGGGGAAAGGGGGAAGTTACCGGACTTGGGTTTGGTAAACTAGGTTTTAAAGATGAACGGTGGAAAGAGCTGCTGGAGCAGGATACTGAACAGGTAGTTTACCTTGATTTATTGTTTGAGGGAGAAAAGCGATATTATGAAATCAACTGTAAAATCATCAGTGGAGGCAAGCGGGATTTCAGAGGTCGGCTGCTGATGTTTAGGGATATTACCCAATTCAGACTTGATCAAAGGAGATTAGAAGAACAGGCAAGGGAATTAAGTGAGTTGAACATGACCAAGGATAGATTGCTGTCCATTATTTCTCATGATATGAGAGGGCCTCTTAATTCACTCACACAGTTTTTGGAGATGAGCGAATCGGGATTTATCAGTGATCAAGAGTTTAAGGCCATGCTCCCAAAGATTTCAGAAAACTTAAGACAAGTTTCAGGTTTTATGGAGAACCTATTGGTGTGGGCGATGAGTCAACTGATGGGAGAGAATATTGAGAAAGAAGTATTTGATATAGATAAAGAATTAAGCTCTGTAGTAAATCTGTTCAAAGCTTCAATAGAGAATAAGGGAATACAAGTTGATCATTTAAGTAAGGGAGAGGCTTTGGTGTTTGCTGATCCAAACATGACTCGTCTTGTGCTGAGAAACTTGTTAAGCAATGCCCTTAAATTTTCTGATAAGGGGGATAAGATAAGTATCTACCTAGAGTTTGTGGGAAATCAAACAAAAGTTTTAGTAGAAGATACTGGAGTAGGTATTCCAGAGAAAAACTTGGATAGGATATTTTCAGCAGAAGCATTTACTACCTTTGGAACCCAGAAAGAACAAGGTACTGGATTAGGCTTGATGTTGAGCAAAGATTTTGTGGAGAAGAACGGTGGTGAAATTGGAGTAGAAAGTGAACTAGGAAAAGGGACGAAATTCTTTTTTACATTGCCGAGAAAAGCGAAAATTAAAAAGGAAAAAGGCCTCTTGAAATAA
- a CDS encoding nucleoside deaminase, producing the protein MDKFLKAAIEEAQKGLNEGGIPIGSVLVYEGKIIGRGHNRRVQKGSAILHGEMDAIENAGRQAAKVYQNSVLYTTLSPCPMCSGTILLYRIPKVVIGENQTFMGEETLLKSRGVEVIVSNDNTCKQLMETFITNHPSLWNEDIGI; encoded by the coding sequence ATGGACAAATTTCTAAAAGCAGCTATAGAAGAAGCCCAAAAAGGACTTAATGAAGGAGGCATTCCAATTGGCTCCGTCCTAGTCTATGAAGGCAAGATAATAGGAAGAGGACATAATCGAAGAGTTCAAAAAGGAAGTGCCATATTGCACGGAGAAATGGATGCCATAGAAAATGCTGGAAGACAAGCTGCTAAAGTTTATCAAAATAGCGTTTTGTACACCACCCTTTCTCCATGCCCCATGTGTTCCGGAACCATATTACTCTATCGTATCCCAAAAGTTGTCATTGGTGAAAACCAAACATTTATGGGAGAAGAAACGCTTCTAAAATCAAGAGGTGTGGAAGTTATTGTCAGCAATGATAATACCTGTAAGCAATTAATGGAGACTTTTATCACTAACCATCCAAGCCTGTGGAATGAGGATATTGGCATATAA